Below is a window of Rhodoglobus vestalii DNA.
GACGTGCGGAAAATGGGGTTGAGGAGAGCCGAAAAGTGCTCCCCTGTGACAGGGTGTGGACGGGTTGTGGTGGGGGCATTCAGGCACCGAATTCACCTGATTCCTGCCCCCAAAATGCCGCCCTGAGCACCAAATCTTGTACCCCGGTTTCGGCATTCGGGGTCGAATATCTGTACCAGAACGGTCCGTTCGGGGGCAGGAACTGACCTCTCGGAGGTGTTTTTGGGGAAGATTTCGTCGATCGGTCGACCTTTTTGGGGAAGATCTTGCATCGGTGTCGACCGTTTGGGGAAGATTTCGGTTACCTCCGATCGACGTTCGAGAGCTCCGGAGAGCAAAAATCGCGCGATTGACTTTTTTGGTGATGAGCACCAATTTGGGCCAAAAAGCGAAGGTCAAATAAAAATCAGCGGATTTACGCGGAAGTTGCCGAAAATCTGTACTCGACTACTTTCCTTGTACCAGATTGGGTTTGGTACAGAAGTGCCCAGTTGTTTGCTGGGAAGGGGGCCCTCTACTACTACTTGTACCTTTGTACTTAAGAGAGATATATACACTACGAGGCAGAGGGTATGTATATATAGGGGCCTAGGTATCCATATATATCAATAGGTTTTCTCTCTATAGGGGTACTGTGCAAACCTGGTACACGAGTACAGACCCGTTTTGGGCCCAAAATCCTATATAAACACTGGGAACTTCTGTACCAAACCCAATCTGGTACAGAAAAAGCAACCCGGTACAGCCCAAATCCGTACCCCGATGCCGCGCACAGAGATTTTGTGCACCCAAACCCAGCTTCAGGTGACCCCGAAAATCGCCTTGTCTCCGGCTCCGTAATCGACCAATGGATTGAGGCTGCCGCAGGGGTTCTCACGACCTCCGGCCAGCCCCATTTTATGGACATCGATTTGGCCAGAATTGCCTTCCACGATCAGGGTGTTCCACCCATCCCCAATAACCGTTTCACCGCCTCACTGGCAAGGCTCTGCCAGAGCGAAATCCTCACCCCATTTGTCGCGCCGATCATCATCCGGACGCTGCTTCGCGGACCGCACAGAATCAGGCCCCGACCGTCATCACCGGCAGGACAAATCCTGAGCGCAATCGATGACGAAGGTGGGATCTCCGGCCCGCGTCTCATCCAGCTTGTGAGACGCCGCAACAGTCTCATTACCTTCACCTCGAATGAAGAAAACTGGTTCTGACCATCATGCCCAAACAGGTTTCACACCCGGCTCAGATCCAATTGCATAGAGCAGCCATGACTACACTTCCAGCACTCATCGGTTTCGGCGGCAAGCCCGGCAGCGGCAAAGACACCGCAGCGGACCGACTCGTCGACAACAGCGGGTTCACCAAGGTAAACATGTCCACTGCTATTGCCGAACTCACCGCCATCATCAACCCCATCGTCGGACGTGCTCCGGGTGTCCGAGGTTTCTTCGGGAAGCTCGAACGCTACAACGATGTCGTTGCCCGTCGGGGTTTTACCGACGCCAAGAACCATTCCGAGGTGCGTTCAACCCTCCAGAACGTCGGGACGGGTGTTCGCGACGTCGTTGACGCCAACGTCTGGGCTGACATCGCCGCCCGAGTCATCAAGGCTCATCGTGATGCTGGCCGTCCGGTCGTGCTCTCCGGCGTCCGTTACCCCAACGAGGCGGATGTCATCACGGAGGCTGGCGGCACACTGGTGTGGGTTGCTCGACCGGGGTTGGCTGAGGACACCAATAGCCAACATGCTGTCGAGAACTCCATCAGCCGCAGCGACTTCGATGTCGTCATCGACAATGACGGTACGGTGGCTGAGCTTCATGCTGAGGCCGAAGCGCTGCACATTGCAATCGCGGGGGTGCGCTGATGTCGCGTGGACTCTTCATCACCCTCGAAGGTGGTGACGGTGCGGGCAAAACCACTCAGGCTTCCCACATCGCTGGATATCTGTTGGAGCTCGGCGGTGAGGTACTTCGCACCCGCGAGCCCGGCGGCACCGACGTCGGCGCGGAGATTCGTGCGATCGTCCTGGGCTCGAAAGGGTTTTTGGAACCTCGGGCTGAAGCTTTGCTGTTCGCTGCCGACCGTGCGCAGCACATCTCGACTCTGGTGGAGCCGGCGCTGGCCACTGGCACCCATGTTGTTCAGGATCGCTACTTCGATTCTTCGGTGGCGTACCAGGGTGCTGGTCGTGCGCTTGACCCCGAATTGATTCGCGGTCTTAGCCTGTGGGCTGCCGGAGACCTCATCCCCGACCTGACCGTGCTCCTCGATTTGGAACCTGAACTCGCTGCGGCGCGCGCTGCGGCCGATGGCAAACCCGACCGCATCGAGGGTGAAGCCCATGAGTTTCGGGTTGAGCTCCGTCAGGAGTTTTTGAACATCGCTGCCCGTGAGCCTCAACGTTTTCTCATCGTTGACGCTTCGTTGCCGGAGTTTGACATCAAGCAAATTATTTTCAATCGTGTCCACCGGTTGGTGCACGCTCGATGACGGTTCGGGTGCTCATCACCGGCAGTCGCGAGTTTCTTGCGCGGGCTGTTGTTGCCGGAGCTATCAGCGCGGTTGCCCGCGAACATCCGGGTGAGGTTCTGATAATTGTCCATGGTGCTGCTCGCGGTGCGGACAGTATCGCGGGGGCTGTGGCCCGAGATTTTCCTGGCCGTCTGGTCGAAGAACAACATGTTGTCACCGACTGGGGTTCGAAGGCCAACGGGACTTTTGATCGCACAGCAGGCCATCGACGCAATCAGCGCATGGTCGATGCCGGTGCCGTGGTGTGCTTGGCGTTCCCTGCCC
It encodes the following:
- the tmk gene encoding dTMP kinase; the encoded protein is MSRGLFITLEGGDGAGKTTQASHIAGYLLELGGEVLRTREPGGTDVGAEIRAIVLGSKGFLEPRAEALLFAADRAQHISTLVEPALATGTHVVQDRYFDSSVAYQGAGRALDPELIRGLSLWAAGDLIPDLTVLLDLEPELAAARAAADGKPDRIEGEAHEFRVELRQEFLNIAAREPQRFLIVDASLPEFDIKQIIFNRVHRLVHAR
- a CDS encoding SLOG family protein → MTVRVLITGSREFLARAVVAGAISAVAREHPGEVLIIVHGAARGADSIAGAVARDFPGRLVEEQHVVTDWGSKANGTFDRTAGHRRNQRMVDAGAVVCLAFPARDHKSVGTWSCVAKAKAAGIEVRAFWDRPEDETVSD